The segment GAAGTCGAGTTGGAGTTCACCGAACCCCGCGGCGGCGAGGAGTTGAGCGTGGAGTGAGACGGTATGAGAAATACTTATCAAAATCGGTGCCGTAGGTAAATCCGTCTGCGGGGAGGCCCCGGTGGCGTCGGTAGACGACGAGTGTCATCGGCCCCTCCCCGTGTTCTACAGTCTCAAGTCGTTGAGGTCTCGGCTCGCTCGTCCGGGAGCCCCGGCCGTGAGTTGCTGACGGCGGACGAAAGCCGCGATATCGGCCAACTGTATTCCGGGTGTGCTGTGGCTCTTTGCGGTTGCGAACTGTACGTGGGGCATCCAGTCGATGTTCTCGACCATCCGGCTGACGGTGAGCCGCGGGCGTTCCCACGTCGTGTCATCTAAGACGACGTGATACGACCGAATCGGCGCGTTCACTCGCTCTCCGAGTCGAAAGAGTGGAGCGATTACCGAAGCCAAGGCTATCACCTGCGGTGTCGTTCCAGTTCCGGACTCGCCGAGGTGTCGTTCGGCAATCGACCGTCCGAGGTCGCTCTCGGAATCGTAGAGCGTGTACGCGACCGGTGAGCGAACGTCCCACGGGTGGTCGTACTGGTCGATACTCTCGTCGTCGGTAATCGCCTTTCGGAGCGTCGAGAAGACGTGTGCGAGCGTCTCGTCGTCGAATCGTTCGCCCTTCAACTCGCCGTCGCCGTCGCTCGACAACCAACTGGCTAACTTTCGTTTCGTCGGCTTGAGAACTGCCGACGATTTCGTCACGTCCGTCAGGCACCAACACCCGGCGACGACGTAGCAATCGCGTCGAGAATGATTGCCGCTCTCGTCTACGAACACGTATAGCCGTCTTCCCATTCGTCCGTCGAAACTTGAGAGGAACGCCGTATGAAAGTTACCACATCTCCCACGAGACGTGGGCCGGTCTTCTTACTCGTACCGGAGCGCGTCGATGGGGTCGGTCTTCGCGGCGCTCCACGCCGGGTAGAGACCCGCGACGACGCCCACGCCGACGCCGACCGCGACTGCGATGGCGAACCACTCGTAGGGCAGGACGAGGCTCAGGCCGATGTACTCGGCGGCGGCGTACGCCCCGCCGACACCGGTCGGAATGCCCAGAAGCGCGCCGAAGAGTCCGAGCATCACGGCCTCCAGCAGGAACAGTTGGAGGATGTCGCGGTTCTGCGCGCCGACCGACTTCATGATGCCGATCTCCTTGGTGCGCTCGGTGACCGAGACGAGCATGATGTTGGCGATGCCGATGGAGCCGACCACGAGCGAGATGACCGCGATGCCCGTGATGAAGTTCGTGAGCGTGGTCAGTAGCTCCTCTATCTGGTCCACGAGGTCTTGGTCGGTCTCGACGGAGAAGGCGTAGTTGCCGGGGACGAGCCGGGCCGCGGCCGAGTCGTTGTCGAGGTACGACTGCACGCCGGTCTTCACCTCGGGGACTCGCCCGAAGTCCTCGGCGACGACCGTGAGCGTGGGGTAGACGCGCTCGCTCTCGCCGGTCGTGGGACTCTCGATGGTCGTCCGGTAGAACGGGTCGGTCGGCACGAACACGAGCGGTTGCGAGCCGCCCAGTCCCTCGAAGGCCCCGCCGCCCGACGAGCCGTTGAGGAGACCGACGACCTCTGCCTCGACGGAGTTCCCGGAGGCCAGTCGCAACGTGACGTTCTGACCGACGCCGACCGAGGGGTCGAACAGGTCGGCGGCCTGCTCGTTCAACACGACTTCGCGCGACCCCTCGCGGAAGCTCCGGCCCTCGGCGAACGCGCCCCCGTCGAAGTAGCTCGGCGAGGTGGCGATCACCTGCCGCTGGGCGACCGTCTCGCCGCCCGCCGAGAGCGCCGCGGTGGGTACCACGCCCCTCGGAATCACGGATTCGACGCCCGAGACGTTCCGGAGCGCGTCCACGTCGCCGCTCGTGAACACCGGTTGCGCGCCAGCGCCCGGCTCGCCCTCTTGGCCCTCGGGTCCGGCCCAGACGTAGACGTTGGGCGTGCGGTCCGCGCCGACCTGCCCGAGAACGTCGGCCCGGAGGCTGGTGCCGAGCGTGACGAAGGTGATGACCGCCGCGACGCCGATGACGACCCCGAGCGTCGTCAGCGTCGAGCGGAGCTTGTGGCTCTTGATGGACCGCCAACTTAGTCGGAGGCTCTGTGTGAACTCCATCAGGGCGGGTCCGTCTCGACGCGTCGGGGCGACTCTATCTCCTCGATTCGTTCGACGGTCCCGTCCAAGACGTGAATCACGCGCTCGGAGTGTTCGGCGATGGGGCGCTCGTGAGTCACCATCAGGATGGTGTTGCCCTCGTCGTGAAGCCGCTGGAACAGGCCCATGATCTGTCGGCCCGTCTCTTGGTCGAGGTTGCCGGTCGGCTCGTCGGCGAGGATGATGGCCGGGTCGGCCGCCAGCGCGCGGGCGATGGCGACCCGCTGGCGCTGGCCGCCCGACAGTTCGTTGGGCCGGTGGTCGCCCCGGTCGCCGAGACCCACGTCGTCGAGTAACTCCTCGGCGCGGTCGATGCGCTCGCTCTTCGAGACGCCCTGAAACACCAGCGGGAGCGCGACGTTCTCCGCGGCGGTGAGCTTCGGCATCAGGTTGAACGTCTGGAAGACGAAGCCTATCTCCTCGCCCCGGACCGTGGTGCGCTCGCGCTGGGTGAGTTCGGAGGTCTCCCGGCCGTTGACCCACACTTCGCCCTCGGTGGGCGTGTCGAGACAGCCGATGAGGTTGAGGAGCGTACTCTTGCCCGACCCGCTCGGTCCCATGACCGAGGTGTACGACCCGCGGGGAATCGAGAGGTCTACCCCGTCAAGCGCGTGGACCGGTTCGCCGAGGAAGTACGTCTTGCGCACGTCCCGGAGTTCCACCGCCGCCTCGGGCCGCTCGCGACGTTCGGCGCTCGGTGTCTCCCCCTCGCCCGGCTCTAGCTCCTCGTCTGCGTCGGACTCGGCGTCCGAGTCGCTGGCAGCCATTGTCGAATCTAGTACGGTCGGGCGTGTCAAAACA is part of the Halorussus salinus genome and harbors:
- a CDS encoding ABC transporter ATP-binding protein, producing the protein MAASDSDAESDADEELEPGEGETPSAERRERPEAAVELRDVRKTYFLGEPVHALDGVDLSIPRGSYTSVMGPSGSGKSTLLNLIGCLDTPTEGEVWVNGRETSELTQRERTTVRGEEIGFVFQTFNLMPKLTAAENVALPLVFQGVSKSERIDRAEELLDDVGLGDRGDHRPNELSGGQRQRVAIARALAADPAIILADEPTGNLDQETGRQIMGLFQRLHDEGNTILMVTHERPIAEHSERVIHVLDGTVERIEEIESPRRVETDPP
- a CDS encoding ABC transporter permease, with amino-acid sequence MEFTQSLRLSWRSIKSHKLRSTLTTLGVVIGVAAVITFVTLGTSLRADVLGQVGADRTPNVYVWAGPEGQEGEPGAGAQPVFTSGDVDALRNVSGVESVIPRGVVPTAALSAGGETVAQRQVIATSPSYFDGGAFAEGRSFREGSREVVLNEQAADLFDPSVGVGQNVTLRLASGNSVEAEVVGLLNGSSGGGAFEGLGGSQPLVFVPTDPFYRTTIESPTTGESERVYPTLTVVAEDFGRVPEVKTGVQSYLDNDSAAARLVPGNYAFSVETDQDLVDQIEELLTTLTNFITGIAVISLVVGSIGIANIMLVSVTERTKEIGIMKSVGAQNRDILQLFLLEAVMLGLFGALLGIPTGVGGAYAAAEYIGLSLVLPYEWFAIAVAVGVGVGVVAGLYPAWSAAKTDPIDALRYE
- a CDS encoding DUF3800 domain-containing protein; the protein is MGRRLYVFVDESGNHSRRDCYVVAGCWCLTDVTKSSAVLKPTKRKLASWLSSDGDGELKGERFDDETLAHVFSTLRKAITDDESIDQYDHPWDVRSPVAYTLYDSESDLGRSIAERHLGESGTGTTPQVIALASVIAPLFRLGERVNAPIRSYHVVLDDTTWERPRLTVSRMVENIDWMPHVQFATAKSHSTPGIQLADIAAFVRRQQLTAGAPGRASRDLNDLRL